A genomic region of Salinibacter pepae contains the following coding sequences:
- a CDS encoding DUF6992 family protein — protein sequence MTSIKPPASVPPSAIAAVLGALLLLGGLDTKALGQSRGASHDSLAQVQSAQFGDARRAHLWRVGAWGGVNALGGLALVWASSRSAQSTRWHFGAMSAGWGLVNAGIAAGGLLASGPPPAEAGPLLAAERQFHDVLLLNLGLNVAYSAVGATMLGASYYGIDTVGRWRGFGTSLILQGAGLLVLDGIAFWASRGRLSSLLDAGVQLSVHPAPTGLALTLQF from the coding sequence GTGACTTCTATCAAACCGCCCGCGTCCGTTCCGCCTTCTGCAATCGCTGCTGTCCTGGGGGCTTTGCTCTTGCTGGGGGGGCTCGACACAAAAGCCCTGGGACAGTCCAGGGGGGCGTCCCACGACTCGTTGGCCCAGGTCCAGTCGGCGCAGTTCGGAGACGCCCGGCGCGCGCATCTGTGGCGGGTTGGGGCGTGGGGGGGCGTCAACGCGCTGGGGGGACTGGCGCTGGTCTGGGCGTCGTCCCGCTCGGCCCAGTCGACCCGATGGCACTTTGGGGCCATGTCGGCGGGGTGGGGGCTCGTGAACGCCGGCATTGCCGCCGGGGGGCTTCTGGCGTCCGGGCCCCCGCCGGCGGAGGCCGGCCCCTTGCTGGCGGCGGAGCGACAGTTTCACGACGTGCTGCTCCTCAACCTCGGGCTGAACGTTGCGTACTCGGCCGTCGGCGCCACCATGCTCGGGGCGAGCTACTACGGCATCGACACCGTCGGCCGGTGGCGCGGCTTCGGCACCTCCCTCATCCTGCAGGGGGCCGGGCTGCTCGTGCTGGACGGCATCGCGTTCTGGGCGTCGCGGGGCCGCCTGTCGTCGCTCCTCGACGCGGGCGTGCAGCTGTCCGTGCACCCCGCGCCGACGGGCCTGGCCCTCACGCTTCAGTTCTGA
- a CDS encoding M3 family oligoendopeptidase produces the protein METPDTGANDVRWALDDLYADPDALEEDLASLEADATAFAEQYRGRIGELGPEALSEALDTLGALQDRLGRAHAYAHLSWTADTNDAERGALRQSVQETVDRIQQRLVFFDTEWVALDPERVEDLLGHEALDDYRHYLETEYQRKEHVLSEAEEKVLSEKSITGKNAWTRFFDETLGAARFELDGESLPQEQTLSKLYDPDRTVRREAAHAFTDGLKDHLRTLTYVFNTLLADKASTDRLREYDHWLEQRNLANEVDDETVDTLIEAVTGRYDLVARFYRLKKQLLDVDELYDYDRYAPIREADSTYEWGDARALVLEAYGDFHPTMAQVARQFFEGDWIDAALVPGKRSGAFSHGTVPSAHPYVLLNYTGKPRDVQTLAHELGHGVHQSLAREQSIFHHGTPLTTAEMASVFGEMLVFQRLMRNEEDPANRLALLVAKIDDTLATVFRQVAMNRFEHRIHTTRRNQGELQADQFAEHWMETQRAMFEGSVTLGEHYQHWWSYVPHFLHTPGYVYAYAFGELLVLALYARYESSDGGFADRYLDLLRAGGADWPHELVGQMGVDLEDEDFWTDGLSHIEALIEEAEALADQTALGSARGNGRARPSS, from the coding sequence ATGGAAACGCCGGACACCGGGGCCAACGACGTGCGGTGGGCCCTCGACGACCTGTACGCCGACCCGGATGCCCTCGAAGAGGACCTTGCGTCACTGGAGGCCGACGCGACGGCCTTCGCCGAGCAGTACCGAGGACGGATTGGAGAGTTAGGACCCGAAGCCTTGTCTGAGGCCCTGGACACGCTTGGGGCCCTTCAGGACCGGCTCGGCCGGGCACACGCCTACGCGCACCTGTCCTGGACCGCCGACACCAACGACGCCGAGCGAGGGGCCCTCCGGCAGTCGGTGCAAGAGACGGTGGACCGCATCCAGCAACGTCTCGTCTTCTTCGACACCGAATGGGTGGCCCTCGACCCGGAGCGCGTGGAGGACCTCCTCGGCCACGAGGCCCTCGACGACTACCGCCACTACCTCGAGACCGAATATCAGCGCAAGGAGCATGTCCTGAGTGAAGCGGAGGAGAAGGTGCTCTCGGAAAAGAGCATTACCGGCAAGAACGCCTGGACGCGCTTCTTCGACGAGACCCTCGGCGCGGCGCGGTTCGAGCTCGACGGCGAGTCGCTTCCCCAGGAACAGACCCTCTCGAAACTCTACGACCCTGATCGCACCGTTCGGCGGGAGGCGGCGCACGCCTTCACGGACGGACTGAAAGACCACCTCCGCACCCTCACGTACGTCTTCAACACGCTCCTGGCGGACAAGGCCTCCACCGATCGGCTCCGCGAATACGACCACTGGCTCGAACAGCGAAACCTCGCGAACGAGGTGGACGACGAGACGGTCGATACGCTCATCGAGGCCGTCACCGGTCGATACGACCTGGTAGCGCGGTTCTACCGCCTCAAAAAGCAGCTCCTAGACGTCGACGAGCTCTACGACTACGACCGCTACGCGCCCATCCGCGAGGCGGACTCCACCTACGAGTGGGGCGATGCGCGGGCCCTCGTCCTGGAGGCGTACGGGGACTTCCACCCGACGATGGCACAGGTCGCCCGCCAGTTCTTCGAGGGCGACTGGATCGACGCTGCCCTCGTCCCGGGCAAGCGCAGCGGCGCCTTCAGCCACGGGACGGTGCCGAGCGCCCACCCCTACGTGCTCCTCAACTATACGGGCAAGCCCCGCGACGTGCAGACCCTCGCCCACGAGTTGGGCCACGGCGTGCACCAGTCCCTGGCCCGCGAGCAGTCCATTTTTCACCACGGCACCCCCCTTACGACTGCCGAGATGGCCTCCGTCTTTGGCGAGATGCTCGTCTTTCAGCGCCTGATGCGCAACGAGGAGGACCCGGCCAACCGACTCGCCCTCCTGGTTGCCAAGATCGACGACACGCTCGCGACGGTCTTTCGGCAGGTGGCCATGAATCGGTTTGAGCACCGGATCCACACGACCCGTCGGAATCAGGGGGAGCTTCAGGCCGACCAGTTCGCGGAGCACTGGATGGAGACGCAGCGAGCCATGTTCGAGGGAAGCGTGACCCTTGGCGAGCACTACCAACACTGGTGGAGCTACGTCCCGCACTTCCTGCACACGCCGGGCTACGTGTACGCCTACGCGTTCGGCGAACTGTTGGTGCTGGCCCTGTACGCCCGGTACGAGTCGTCCGACGGGGGCTTCGCCGATCGCTACCTGGATCTCCTCCGGGCGGGCGGGGCCGACTGGCCCCACGAGTTGGTGGGGCAAATGGGGGTGGACCTGGAAGACGAAGACTTCTGGACCGACGGGCTCTCGCATATCGAGGCCCTCATCGAGGAGGCGGAGGCGCTGGCGGACCAGACGGCGCTCGGCTCGGCCCGCGGGAACGGACGGGCGCGACCCTCCTCCTGA
- a CDS encoding adenine nucleotide alpha hydrolase yields MALPRSQDGLVLMWSGGKDAMLALDVLHSQSPRRVGALLTTVTAHEERVTMHGTPLSLVERQADALNLPLHVMRVPPQPPNEVYEARLEAALTPLLEDGFSTVVAGDLFLDDVRAYREALIESVGATALFPLWGRDTTWLAQRFSTRGYRAVVTAVDTTQLDSSFVGRAYDDSFLEDLPDAVDPCGEKGAFHTFVSDGPPFAASVPVAETGRDTTGRIHTVRLRATGEEA; encoded by the coding sequence ATGGCGCTTCCCCGTTCGCAGGACGGCCTCGTGCTGATGTGGAGTGGGGGCAAGGATGCAATGCTGGCCCTCGACGTGCTTCACAGCCAGTCGCCCCGGCGGGTGGGGGCGTTGCTCACAACGGTGACGGCGCACGAGGAGCGCGTCACGATGCACGGCACCCCACTGTCCCTCGTCGAACGACAGGCCGACGCGCTCAATCTTCCGCTCCATGTCATGCGGGTGCCGCCCCAGCCCCCGAATGAGGTGTACGAGGCGCGTCTGGAGGCGGCCCTGACGCCCCTCCTGGAGGACGGGTTCTCGACCGTCGTCGCGGGGGACCTGTTCCTCGATGATGTGCGCGCCTACCGCGAAGCGCTGATCGAGTCGGTGGGGGCCACGGCCCTGTTCCCGCTGTGGGGACGCGACACGACGTGGCTGGCCCAGCGCTTCTCGACGCGGGGCTACCGGGCCGTCGTGACCGCCGTCGACACCACCCAGCTCGATTCCTCCTTCGTGGGGCGGGCCTACGACGATTCGTTTTTGGAGGACCTGCCCGATGCGGTCGACCCCTGTGGCGAGAAGGGGGCCTTCCACACGTTCGTGAGCGACGGCCCGCCGTTTGCCGCGTCCGTGCCCGTGGCCGAGACCGGTCGAGACACCACGGGACGCATCCACACGGTCCGCCTTCGGGCGACCGGGGAGGAGGCGTAG
- a CDS encoding universal stress protein — translation MLEINDLLVARDFSSVSNRAVRYALDVAARTGATLHVLHAEVLHEASTPDAEGGGRSPGHDIPRFRDEVRQESTVSTDALDAVAIKEIERRDVSAGPAILSYAAETGVDLIALGTHGRRGPSRILLGSVAEEVVRRSDQPVLTVRGDAEEQTEVHPRIVDRILVPVDFSEPSREALRTAKEWAALYDASIDVLHVVAERIQPAFYTGGVQSIYDMEPDIEQKMMDRLEAFVADTGGPERAIRPHVTVGNAAPDIAEFVDAESVDLVAMSTHGRTGLDRFLLGSVAEKIIRHVHCPVLTTKPFGTTFAPSADAAESDAGA, via the coding sequence ATGCTCGAAATTAATGACCTGCTGGTCGCCCGCGACTTCTCGTCGGTCTCCAATCGGGCCGTCCGGTACGCCCTGGACGTGGCCGCGCGGACCGGCGCCACGCTTCATGTCCTGCACGCCGAGGTCCTCCACGAGGCCTCCACCCCGGACGCGGAGGGCGGCGGCCGCTCGCCAGGGCACGACATTCCCCGATTTCGGGACGAAGTGCGGCAGGAAAGCACCGTTTCGACGGACGCCCTCGACGCGGTGGCCATCAAGGAGATCGAGCGACGTGACGTGTCGGCCGGCCCCGCAATCCTGAGTTACGCGGCGGAGACGGGCGTGGATCTCATCGCCCTCGGGACCCATGGGCGCCGCGGCCCGAGTCGCATCCTACTGGGTAGTGTGGCCGAGGAGGTGGTGCGCCGGTCCGATCAACCGGTGTTGACGGTCCGTGGCGACGCCGAGGAGCAGACTGAAGTCCACCCCCGGATTGTCGATCGGATTCTGGTCCCCGTTGACTTTTCTGAACCGTCCCGCGAGGCCCTCCGCACCGCGAAGGAATGGGCGGCCCTTTACGACGCGTCGATCGACGTTCTGCACGTCGTGGCCGAGCGCATTCAGCCGGCTTTCTATACCGGCGGGGTGCAGTCCATTTACGACATGGAGCCGGACATTGAGCAGAAGATGATGGACCGCCTGGAGGCCTTCGTCGCCGACACCGGCGGGCCGGAGCGGGCAATCCGACCGCACGTCACGGTCGGGAACGCAGCGCCGGACATCGCGGAGTTTGTAGACGCTGAGTCGGTGGACCTCGTGGCCATGTCGACCCACGGCCGCACGGGGCTGGATCGCTTTCTGCTCGGAAGTGTGGCCGAGAAGATCATCCGACATGTGCACTGCCCGGTTCTGACAACGAAGCCGTTTGGCACGACCTTCGCCCCGTCGGCGGACGCGGCCGAATCGGATGCCGGTGCGTGA
- a CDS encoding HesB/IscA family protein: MPDIASPTSDTSSQDAPIQISPNAAREIRKIINKKNIPDGYGLRVGVKGGGCSGMSYVLGFDKEREKDKVFNLDGITVYMDKRHGLYLMGTTINYHDGLDARGFTFENPNATETCGCGASFAA; the protein is encoded by the coding sequence ATGCCCGATATTGCCTCCCCGACGTCGGATACCTCTTCCCAGGACGCCCCAATCCAAATCAGTCCGAACGCGGCGCGCGAGATCCGAAAGATCATCAACAAGAAGAACATTCCGGACGGCTATGGGCTCCGCGTAGGCGTGAAAGGCGGCGGCTGTTCGGGGATGAGCTACGTGCTCGGGTTCGACAAGGAGCGCGAGAAGGACAAGGTGTTTAATCTCGACGGGATCACCGTCTACATGGACAAGCGACACGGGCTCTACCTGATGGGGACCACCATCAACTATCACGACGGGCTCGACGCGCGGGGCTTTACCTTCGAGAACCCCAACGCGACCGAGACGTGCGGCTGCGGCGCCAGCTTTGCGGCCTAG
- a CDS encoding TlpA family protein disulfide reductase — MRRLLTLACTVGLLVLLTACGGDDTAETSDQAAPSASASRGPIPGKVRDVGPKPVPALTLETLDGASIDLEARDGELLLVNFWATWCAPCREEIPDLKSLHTDFENLTVIGVALDRKGREVVKPFAQKLEISYPIVIDKSGAAEAAFGPIPGLPTTILVTPDGQVTKRVVGIFPTEEMRPTLKAMLSGEA; from the coding sequence ATGCGTCGCCTCTTGACCCTCGCCTGCACCGTCGGACTGCTCGTTTTGCTGACCGCATGTGGGGGGGACGATACAGCCGAGACGAGCGACCAGGCCGCGCCGTCCGCATCCGCGTCGCGCGGCCCCATTCCCGGAAAGGTGCGGGACGTGGGGCCCAAGCCGGTGCCCGCACTCACACTGGAAACGCTCGACGGGGCATCCATCGACCTCGAAGCCCGGGACGGCGAACTGCTGCTCGTCAATTTTTGGGCCACCTGGTGCGCGCCGTGCCGGGAGGAGATTCCGGACCTCAAGAGCCTGCACACAGACTTTGAGAACCTCACGGTCATCGGCGTCGCACTGGACCGCAAGGGCCGCGAGGTGGTGAAGCCGTTTGCGCAGAAGCTTGAGATCAGCTACCCGATTGTCATAGACAAGTCGGGCGCCGCCGAGGCGGCGTTCGGCCCCATTCCCGGCCTTCCGACCACGATTCTGGTAACCCCGGACGGACAGGTCACCAAGCGGGTCGTCGGCATTTTCCCCACCGAGGAGATGCGCCCGACCCTCAAGGCGATGCTCTCCGGCGAGGCGTAA
- the ytxJ gene encoding bacillithiol system redox-active protein YtxJ, which produces MSDSSFRPLSTDASWAEARSASKTQPVLVFKHSSACPVSAKAETQLQPLAEDSALPVYRLVVQESRALSDEIAEALDIRHETPQVIVLDDEAPVFDASHFDVTADAVREAVQSAPSSTN; this is translated from the coding sequence GTGTCCGATTCTTCCTTCCGTCCCCTCTCCACCGACGCCAGTTGGGCCGAGGCCCGATCCGCGTCCAAAACCCAGCCGGTGCTCGTGTTCAAGCACAGCTCGGCCTGTCCGGTGAGCGCCAAGGCCGAGACGCAACTGCAGCCCCTGGCCGAGGACAGTGCCCTGCCCGTCTACAGGCTCGTCGTGCAGGAGAGTCGGGCCCTGTCCGACGAGATCGCGGAGGCCCTGGACATCCGACACGAGACGCCGCAGGTCATCGTCCTCGACGATGAGGCCCCGGTCTTTGACGCGTCTCACTTCGACGTTACGGCCGATGCCGTCCGCGAGGCCGTCCAGTCTGCGCCTTCTTCCACCAACTAA
- a CDS encoding ATP-dependent Clp protease ATP-binding subunit, with amino-acid sequence MEGNFSNRVRDVISYSREEAVRLGHDYIGTEHLLLGLIREGDGIAVKILRNLGCDLLELKEAVEDTVRSTSSSTSVGNIPLTKQAEKVLKITYLEAKLYKSDVIGTEHLLLSLLRDDENIAAQILQQGFSVTYDAVRNELDSIISGKASSSSSGSGGSGGRLSSGYGQESSESENSNTPVLDNFGRDLTELAEEDELDPIIGREEEIKRVAQILSRRKKNNPVLIGEPGVGKTAIAEGLAARIVDRKVSRVLYDKRIVTLDLASLVAGTKYRGQFEERMKAVMKELEDNDDIILFIDEIHTIVGAGGASGSLDASNMFKPALARGDLQCIGATTLDEYRQNIEGDGALDRRFQKIIVDPSTPEETVNILSNIKSYYEDHHNVRFSEEAIDLAVQLSDRYITDRFLPDKAIDVMDEAGARVHLSNIEVPPEILELEEQIEDVQEEKNQVVKSQRFEEAARLRDKEKTLQEELEEAKQQWHEQAETEVHDVTSEEIAEVVAMMTGIPVDKISEPEQQKLLKMEESLKEHVVGQDEAIEKLSKAIRRTRAGLKDPEKPIGSFIFLGPTGVGKTELAKVLTEYLFDSQESLIRIDMSEYMEKFSVSRLVGAPPGYVGHEEGGQLTEKVRRKPYSVVLLDEIEKAHPDVSNILLQVLDDGILTDGMGREVDFRNTILIMTSNIGTQDIKSFGQGIGFDQTDGEDMDYTSMKSTVQDALKNVFNPEFLNRLDDVIVFNPLNKENIFDIIDIMSEDLFERAEELGLDLEFDEAAKEFLTDRGFDQKYGARPLRRALQKYVQDPMAEDILHDEITEGDTVLITHDGESEELSFEVEEGEAPTEEAPADANGEASSVSAEEVAEGASTDENGSGEEPSTASDEE; translated from the coding sequence ATGGAAGGCAATTTCTCGAATCGCGTCCGGGACGTTATTTCCTACAGCCGCGAAGAGGCGGTCCGACTCGGGCACGACTACATCGGTACGGAGCACCTCCTGCTCGGGCTCATCCGGGAGGGCGACGGAATCGCGGTGAAGATCCTCCGCAACCTCGGGTGCGATCTGTTGGAGCTCAAGGAGGCCGTGGAGGACACGGTCCGAAGCACCAGCAGCTCCACCTCGGTGGGGAACATCCCCCTTACCAAGCAGGCCGAGAAGGTGCTCAAGATCACGTACCTGGAGGCGAAGCTTTACAAGAGCGACGTCATTGGGACGGAGCACCTCCTCCTGAGCCTGCTCCGGGACGATGAGAACATCGCCGCGCAAATTCTCCAACAAGGCTTTTCAGTAACGTACGACGCCGTGAGAAACGAGCTAGACTCCATTATCAGTGGCAAGGCTTCTTCCTCTTCCAGCGGCAGCGGTGGATCCGGCGGCCGTCTCTCCTCCGGCTACGGGCAGGAGAGCAGCGAGTCGGAGAACAGCAACACGCCGGTCCTGGACAACTTCGGCCGGGACCTGACGGAGCTAGCGGAGGAGGACGAACTCGATCCCATCATCGGGCGCGAGGAAGAGATCAAGCGTGTCGCCCAGATCCTGAGCCGACGCAAGAAGAACAACCCGGTTCTCATTGGGGAGCCGGGCGTCGGGAAAACCGCCATCGCGGAGGGGCTTGCCGCGCGGATCGTGGATCGCAAGGTCAGCCGCGTGCTCTACGACAAGCGCATCGTCACGCTCGACCTTGCCTCCCTTGTGGCCGGCACCAAGTACCGGGGCCAGTTCGAGGAGCGGATGAAGGCCGTGATGAAGGAGCTGGAGGACAACGACGACATCATCCTCTTCATCGACGAAATCCACACCATCGTCGGGGCCGGCGGGGCGTCCGGCAGCCTGGACGCGTCGAACATGTTCAAGCCCGCGCTCGCCCGCGGCGACCTGCAGTGCATCGGGGCGACCACGCTGGACGAGTACCGCCAAAACATTGAGGGCGACGGCGCACTCGACCGCCGCTTCCAGAAAATTATCGTCGACCCGTCGACGCCCGAGGAGACGGTCAACATCCTCTCGAACATCAAGTCCTACTACGAGGACCACCATAACGTCCGCTTCTCCGAAGAGGCGATCGACCTGGCGGTCCAGTTGAGCGACCGCTACATCACCGATCGCTTCCTGCCGGACAAGGCCATCGACGTGATGGACGAGGCCGGCGCGCGGGTTCACCTCTCCAACATCGAGGTCCCGCCCGAAATTCTGGAGCTCGAGGAGCAGATCGAGGACGTCCAGGAGGAGAAAAACCAGGTCGTCAAGAGCCAGCGGTTCGAAGAGGCGGCCCGCCTCCGCGACAAGGAGAAGACGCTCCAGGAGGAGCTGGAGGAGGCCAAGCAGCAGTGGCACGAGCAGGCCGAGACCGAGGTCCACGACGTCACCTCGGAGGAGATCGCCGAAGTGGTGGCCATGATGACGGGCATCCCGGTTGACAAGATCAGCGAGCCGGAGCAGCAGAAGCTCCTCAAGATGGAGGAGTCGCTCAAGGAGCACGTGGTGGGACAGGACGAAGCCATCGAGAAGCTGTCGAAGGCCATCCGTCGCACCCGTGCCGGCCTGAAGGACCCGGAGAAGCCCATTGGCTCCTTCATTTTCCTCGGGCCCACCGGCGTCGGCAAGACCGAGCTGGCCAAGGTTCTCACCGAGTACCTCTTCGACTCTCAAGAGTCGCTCATCCGAATCGACATGAGCGAGTACATGGAGAAGTTCTCCGTCAGCCGACTCGTGGGGGCCCCGCCGGGATACGTGGGCCACGAGGAGGGCGGCCAGCTGACCGAGAAGGTGCGCCGAAAGCCGTACTCCGTCGTCCTGCTCGATGAGATTGAGAAGGCCCACCCGGATGTCTCCAACATCCTCCTGCAGGTGTTGGATGATGGGATCCTGACCGACGGCATGGGGCGGGAGGTTGACTTCCGCAATACGATCCTCATCATGACCTCTAACATTGGCACGCAGGACATCAAGTCCTTCGGCCAGGGGATTGGATTCGACCAGACGGACGGGGAAGACATGGACTACACGTCCATGAAGTCCACCGTTCAGGACGCCCTCAAGAACGTCTTCAACCCGGAGTTCCTGAACCGGCTCGACGACGTGATCGTCTTCAACCCGCTCAACAAGGAGAACATCTTCGACATCATCGACATCATGTCGGAGGATCTCTTCGAGCGGGCCGAGGAGCTGGGCCTCGACCTCGAGTTTGACGAGGCCGCCAAGGAATTCCTAACGGACCGCGGGTTCGACCAGAAGTACGGCGCCCGGCCGCTCCGCAGGGCCCTTCAGAAGTACGTGCAGGACCCGATGGCCGAAGACATCCTCCACGACGAGATCACGGAGGGCGACACGGTCCTTATCACGCACGACGGCGAATCGGAGGAGCTGTCCTTCGAGGTTGAGGAGGGCGAGGCCCCGACGGAGGAGGCCCCGGCAGACGCAAACGGAGAGGCCAGCAGCGTCTCCGCCGAGGAGGTTGCCGAGGGCGCGTCCACCGACGAGAACGGATCCGGGGAGGAGCCCTCAACAGCCTCCGACGAGGAGTAG
- a CDS encoding universal stress protein codes for MLHVDRILCPTDGSGCAGRAHRHAQHLAAHLDAALHVISVEECDVDPDEGIGVEPASPRADLHGLKPGAGPVPAPRVRERTVAHPTAAGGILNYVVQYDMDLVVMGTHGHRGVRRLLLGSVAEEVVRKAPCPVVTVGRGATAPEGLEGSTLLVPVDVSEHRFRVMAHARAIALVYGMALRLFHVVEVTGLPDAYGVYGSPPDPGVLFDRAETVLEGEAESLRTTRLEVTLDVRGGHPAAEILDAAREGGAAFITLGTHGRTGLEHMLTGSVAEKVLRQAPCPVCAVKSFGRSLVDGDDIADA; via the coding sequence ATGTTGCACGTCGACCGCATTCTGTGTCCCACCGATGGGTCTGGGTGTGCGGGGCGGGCCCACCGCCACGCCCAGCACCTTGCCGCCCATCTCGATGCCGCCCTCCATGTGATCTCCGTCGAGGAGTGCGACGTGGATCCCGACGAGGGGATTGGGGTCGAGCCTGCGAGTCCCCGAGCGGACCTGCACGGACTAAAACCGGGGGCGGGGCCGGTGCCGGCCCCACGCGTTCGGGAGCGGACCGTCGCCCACCCGACCGCGGCGGGCGGCATTCTGAACTACGTCGTCCAGTACGACATGGATCTGGTCGTGATGGGCACCCACGGCCATCGAGGCGTCCGGCGCTTGCTCCTGGGAAGCGTGGCGGAGGAGGTGGTTCGCAAGGCCCCGTGCCCCGTGGTGACGGTGGGCCGGGGGGCGACTGCCCCCGAAGGCCTGGAAGGCAGCACCCTGTTGGTTCCGGTCGACGTTTCGGAGCACCGATTTCGGGTCATGGCCCACGCCCGGGCGATTGCCCTCGTGTACGGCATGGCCCTCAGGCTTTTCCACGTCGTGGAGGTGACGGGCCTGCCCGATGCCTACGGGGTATACGGCTCGCCGCCCGACCCGGGCGTCCTGTTTGACCGGGCCGAGACGGTGCTCGAGGGGGAGGCCGAGTCGCTCCGGACGACGAGACTTGAGGTCACGCTCGATGTGCGTGGGGGGCATCCGGCCGCCGAAATTCTGGACGCGGCGCGGGAGGGCGGGGCGGCCTTCATCACCCTCGGAACCCACGGTCGGACGGGGCTGGAGCATATGTTGACGGGCAGCGTGGCGGAAAAGGTGCTTCGGCAGGCCCCGTGTCCGGTCTGCGCCGTGAAGTCCTTCGGTCGGTCCCTGGTCGACGGCGACGACATCGCCGACGCGTAG
- a CDS encoding class I SAM-dependent methyltransferase, which translates to MELGAGEGRTAAWLAREHGHRVTAVDFSEAALKTAQERAEAEHLRLDTVRADVRTGRPDRQWDAAVVTFLQLLPDERLHLCRLLKTSVRSGGWLLAEWLRPAHLTGPYHRIPYHRIPYHRMGPSRADRMVPGASGLRGRAPCVCGGRRRAPPGRPSPHWGRRRRSGRCAGRRGLEEKRPWGTAPRLSSKWPCPVVKASRVDIAGGRRYICTYKTVGHTSPASFLT; encoded by the coding sequence GTGGAGCTGGGGGCGGGGGAGGGGCGCACGGCGGCCTGGCTGGCCCGGGAGCACGGGCATCGCGTGACCGCCGTCGATTTTTCGGAGGCGGCCCTGAAAACGGCGCAGGAGCGGGCGGAGGCCGAGCACCTCCGGCTCGACACCGTTCGGGCCGACGTGCGCACCGGGCGGCCCGATCGGCAGTGGGACGCGGCCGTCGTCACGTTCCTGCAGTTGCTTCCCGACGAGCGTCTTCATTTGTGCCGCTTGCTGAAAACCAGTGTCCGTTCCGGCGGTTGGCTGCTTGCCGAGTGGCTTCGGCCGGCTCACCTGACGGGTCCCTACCACCGCATTCCCTACCACCGCATTCCCTACCACCGCATGGGGCCGAGCCGGGCGGACCGGATGGTACCAGGTGCGTCGGGCCTTCGCGGGCGAGCGCCTTGCGTCTGTGGAGGCCGTAGACGTGCACCTCCAGGAAGGCCCTCACCGCACTGGGGACGCCGCCGTCGTTCGGGGCGTTGTGCAGGCCGGAGGGGGCTGGAGGAAAAGCGGCCGTGGGGGACCGCCCCACGGCTGTCTTCCAAATGGCCGTGCCCGGTCGTCAAGGCTTCCCGTGTAGACATTGCCGGTGGCAGAAGATACATTTGCACCTACAAAACTGTGGGGCATACGTCCCCGGCATCCTTTCTCACTTAG